A stretch of the Ananas comosus cultivar F153 linkage group 14, ASM154086v1, whole genome shotgun sequence genome encodes the following:
- the LOC109720133 gene encoding uncharacterized protein LOC109720133, which yields MLRAVKPKILALEPMAHFDFEVDAAAQSRQRSYADKRRKDLEFAVGDRVFLRVSPMRGVKRFGVRGKLSSRYVGPFEILERVGAVAYKLALPPRLAGVHNVFHVSNLRKYIRNSAHVLEYEPVELREDMSYEEYPVCILDREVKKLRSRKIPYVKVQWSNHAAREATWELEETMRREYPHLFESTS from the exons ATGTTGAGAGCGGTAAAgccgaagattttggcattggagccgatggcgcacttcgatttcgaagtCGATG CGGcagcgcaatctcggcaaaggagttatgccgacaagcgaagaaaggatttagagttcgcggttggagaccgtgtatttttgagagtatcgccgatgcgaggagtcaaacgatttggggtccgtgggaagctaagctcccgttatgtcggaccatttgagatattggagcgtgtgggtgcggtagcatacaagctcgcactaccaccgagactcgcgggagttcacaatgtgttccatgtgtcgaatcttcgaaagtatattcgcaactcgGCACATGTATTAGaatacgagcccgtggagctacgtgaagatatgtcttatgaggagtacccagtgtgcatcctcgatagagaagtgaAGAAGCTGCGAAGTCGCAAAATTCCATATGTAAAggtccagtggagcaaccacgcggcgcgagaagccacttgggagctcgaggaaaccatgcggcgagagtatccgcatctattcgaatcgacgagttga